The segment AATGAAAACATATCTTCTTAACTTGTGGGACTCATTTCGCGGAAGCTTCTGGTTCCGACCGACGTTGATGATCCTGTTCGCGATTGTGCTCTCGGAAGTCACCCATAGCGTGGACGTAAATCTGGCACAGAAAGATGAGGAGGTCGAATGGTTCTCGACAACTTCTGAAGCGGCCCGATCCACATTGACGGCTGTTGCAAGTGCGACGATTGCGCTTGCCGGGGTGGTCTTTTCAATCACAATCCTCAGCCTTTCCATTGCCTCGACCCAATTCGGATCCCGATTGGTGCGAAATGTCATGAGCGACAGTATCGCTGACTGGGTGATCGGGCAGTACATTGGCTCCGCTTTATTCTGTCTACTCGTCCTGAGGACCATTCGAGAACCCGAATACGTGGAGGTAGCCTTCGTTCCCCACATTGGCACGGCTGTGGGCGTCGGTTTTGGTTTAATCAGTATGTGGTTATTGATCTGGTTTATTCACCATGTCGCCACATCGATTCAGGCTCCCAATCTGGTGGAATCGGTTGCTGACGAGTTAGGGACAACCATCGAACGACTCTTCCCGGAACACATAGGGCGACCAAGGGGAGAAGAAGATGAGTCACACACGGCAGAAGAAGCACTGTCGAGACCTGAAGGAGAAACGATTGAAATCTTGTGTTCTACAGAAGGGTACATCGAAGGGATTGATGGAGACACGCTGATTTCTGAAGCATGCGAGCACAAGGGGCTGCTGAAACTCAATTGCAAACCGGGTAACTTTGTTACTTATAAAGAGACACTAGCCGAGTTTCAGAGTTACCAGTCCGGCGATGATCTTGACGAGGATGCACGGGACAGTTTGATTAAAACCATTCAGCAGGTGATCATCATCGGGCCAACCCGCACACCCCGGCAGGATATCAGCTACGCGGTTCTGCAATTGGTGGAGATCGCTGTGCGGGCTCTTTCTCCCGGAATCAATGATCCTTTCACGGCGATGGGCTGTATTGATCGGTTCAGCGGCGCACTGTGTACGCTGGCTGAACGCGATTTTCCTGAAATCATTCGTCGTGATGAAGAGGGAACACCCCGTGTTGTCTTAACCAACGTCGACCGGTTTCCAGAAATACTGAATGATGCGTTCAATATGGTTCGGCAAAATGGAATCCGCAGTGTGGCCGTCTCGATTCGGATGATCGATTCACTACTGCGTATCACGGCGCACGTTACCCGGAAACGAGATCGAGAAGCGATCAAAGTTCAGGCGATCGCACTCAAGTCTGGCTTTGATAGTCAGGGCTTTGTGGAATCAGACCGGCAGGAGTTTGACGAACGGTATCAGAAACTGATGACACTGCTAGTAGAGAAAAGTGATCATTAATAAACGCCAACAAGTCAATGGGCGTTTTTATCATTTTCATAATTGGAGTAAATCGTGATTTCAATGGAACAGCCCAGTACCGCCGCCTGACGGACAAGAGATTCTGAGATATCACATTTATAGGCATGAAAACGAGAGTTATCACCTGTACGAAAACCGAGATTTAGTACTCGTTTGGAACAGTTGTTCCATTCCTTACGAGCGTTCGAGTTGAGTTTCACAATAACGTCTAGCAGTTGCGTGATTTCCTGTTCAGCTGTGGGAGATTCTTCTTCTAAGATGCATTCCACTACTGCAAAAGACTCTCTCTCCTCATGTTCATGGTAATGCAATAGCAAACATTGACGCTCTAATTCTCTACGTAATGAGTGAAACGACTGCGGTGAATACAGATCCAAGTCTGTTGTGATGTAATCTGTTGAGTGTGGCATTGATTACTGCGTCTTCTTTGAATAGCCTTTCGGGAGCTGAGACTGTTCTTTTCGCTCTTGCTCTTTGCGTCGGCAATCGCGGCAGCGAATCGCCGTGGCCTGGATCGGTCCTTTCGCGATTTCGTAGTACCATTTCTGCTGCTCGGCGGTCCAGATTTCTTCCGAACCACAATCCTGACAGGTGAATTCAATATCTTCGTAATACAGAGGAGCTCCGTAAGAGTTGTTGGGGGCTTGCTCTTTTAAGTCTGCAGGAATGGAACCTGCGGGAATCGTGTATCCAAATCGGCGCAGCGGTTCCGTCAATCGCTGACAAATACGGGCTTCCTCTTCCCGTCGCCGCTTTCCCTCTTTTTGACGCTCCCGTTCTTCTCGACGTTCTTTGGGCGTCTTCTTCTTTTTCTCATTCATGGAGTATCAGCCATTTAGTCTGTTTTTTGGTCATTATGAATGATGACAGGTGGGCATAAGCGTAGCATTCCTTTTAAGGGACAATCGAAGTTTGCGATTGGTTCGCCACTGTCGGTTCACCGCTTGACTCTAAGAATAGATGTAATACGATGTATGAGTGTGCATTGTCTCCAGTCTTAATCTGCATTCTCCCTCCTGCAGCCTGTGACTCGATTTCCATTTTGCAGGTGAAAAAACCAAGGTCGCTTCTTATGACCAGACCTCTTTCCAGTATCCCCTTTTTGGCATTGGTTTTATTCTGCCTTACTAACGGGGTTATTTTTGCGGAGGAACCGACGGCCGCTGAACGTTCGTCGGAGGTTACAGAAATCGACCACGAGCGAGACATTGCTCCGCTCTTCGCCACTCATTGTCTCGACTGCCATGGCCCTGATCTACAGGAAAGTGAATTCCGTATTGACCGTCGCGCCTGGTTGTTGCGCGGTGGCAATTCAGGTGAGCCAGCGCTTATTCCTGGAAAGCCAGACGAGAGCCACCTGCTGCAGTTGGTGAAAAGCACCAACGAAGAAGAACAGATGCCGCCCGGTGGACCCGCATTGTCGGACCAGGAAATTGGCCTACTGTCCGCCTGGATCAAAGCTGGCGCCGTTGTACCCGGATCAGAAGCAGACGAAGAAATTAAACTGACAACCGACCATTGGTCGTTTCAACCGATCGCTGAAGTGAAGCCACCCGCAGGGATCACCAATTGGGGTGCCACCGGAATTGATCAATTCATTGGTGCGCGGCTGATGGAAAAGGGGTTGGAACCCTCCGCACCGGCAGAACGTCGGGAACTAATTCGGCGTCTTTATTTAGTCATGCTCGGTTTGCCACCCACACCCGCCGAGGTGACCTCTTTTGAACAGGATGAGCGACCTGATGCGTACGCTCGATTAGTCGAACGTGTATTGGAAAGTCCTCAGTACGGGGAACGGTGGGCGCAGCATTGGCTGGACCTGGTTCGATTCGGTGAGACTACTGGCTTCGAAACCAATCGCGAACGGCCTCATGCGTGGCGATACCGCGATTATGTGATTGCCTGTTTTAATGACGACAAACCTTACGATCAATTCATCAGAGAGCAACTCGCTGGTGATGTGCTGGACGCCGATCTAGGAACAGGCTATCTCGTCGCGGGGCCCCATGACCTGGTGAAAAGCCCCGACATCAATCTGACGTTAATGCAACGGCAGGATGAACTGGCCGATTTGATCAATACGACGGGAACCGCTTTTCTTGGACTCACCTTGGGCTGTGCCCGCTGTCATAATCATAAATTCGATCCCATCACGCAGTCGGATTATTATTCGATCCAGGCGGTATTCGCCGGTGTCGAGCATGGTGACCGGACCTTGAGGTATCCGGAAGATTCTCCTGAATCCCAGCGGATGAAAATCGTCCAACAGGAACTCAAAAAAATTGATCGTGAGCTGGCCGATAGCGGTTTGCGACAACCCGTGAATTCAAAACAGAACGTTGAAGAATTTGAAACCGTTCTAGCGTCGAGTTTACGATTCTCGATTGAAGCCACAATTGGTGGTAATGAACCCTGTCTGGATGAAATCGAGATTTTCGCCGCCGATTCAAAAGAGGCCGCCGGGAAACCTCTTGATTCCGAAACGAATGATTTAACTTTTAATACCTCGGGGACACTGCCTGGCTATGCCATCCATCAGCTCCAGCATGTTTGCGATGGCCGTGTAGGAAATCAGCATAGTTGGGTTTCGAGTGAACGGGGGAAGGGGTGGGTTCAGATTGATTTGGAACAACCCCAGTATCTGTCGAAGGTCGTTTGGGGACGTGATCGGCTGGGACAATATCGTGACCGGGTTCCTTCGCAATATAAAATTGAAGTCCAGATTCCAGGAACGGAACAATGGCAACTCGTGGCGACCTCGTTAACACGACTTCCGGGGGAAGGTTCGACCACTGATATTAGTAACGTGCAAACAGAGTCGCAGTCACAGAACCTGGCGGACTTACAGGCGATGGTTATCGAGCGACAAACTCTAAAAAGTGAGTTCGATAAGCTGAAAAGCAATCAACCTCAAGGTTATCTCGGGCGGTTTACAGAACCGGGTCCGACGCATCGACTGTATCGAGGCGATCCGATGGCTAAGCGAGAAGAAGTTGTCCCCGATACTATTGAAGTACTGGGAACGCTCGGTCTGGAAAAAGAAACCAATGAATCGGAACGACGGGTAAAGTTGGCAGATTGGATTGTCAGTTCGGACAATCCGTTGACCTCCCGCGTGATAGTTAATCGGTTATGGCAGTTTCATTTCGGAACGGGAATCGTCGATACACCGAGTGATTTCGGTGGTAACGGAACTTTGCCGACGCATCCCGAGTTGCTGGATTGGCTCGCTAATGAACTACGCTCGAATAACTGGTCGCTTAAGCATATCCATCGTCTGATTCTGACTTCCCAAACATTTCAGCAATCGAGTCACCCTGTGGCGAAAGGACTCGAAGTGGATGCGGCGGCTCGTTATCTCTGGCGTTTTCCTCCTCGACGGTTGGCGGCGGAAGTGATACGAGATCAGATACTGGCCGTTTCGGATGTTCTCAATCTTGAACAGGGAGGCCCGGGATTCAGTGCATTTGCGGTCGACTTTGAAAACGTGCGACACTATCACCCCAAACAGAACTATGGTCCCGAAGACTGGCGACGCATGATTTACATGACCAAAGTTCGACAGGAAAAAGATTCCGTCTTTGGTTTGTTTGATTGTCCCGACGCCAGCCAGGTCGTGGCGAAACGAAGCCGATCGACTACGCCGCTGCAAGCCCTCAACTTGTATAACAGCCGGTTCGTCCTGCAACAGGCGGATCTGTTCAGTCAACGACTTCGGCGAGAGGCTCCGGATTCTGTCGACAACCAGATTCAGTTGGCATTTAAGTTGGCCTACAACCGGCCCATTGAGGCAATAGAACTGAGCCGCAGCAAACAGTTCGTCGAAGAGCAGGGGCTGGTAGCAATGTGCCGTGCAATCTTTAATTCGAACGAATTCCTGTTTATTCCGTAAGAACGAGTCCAGTCTTCCACCAAGGAAATCAATATGTCAAATCAACCGACTCGCTGGACGAATCAGCTACTCAACCGACGTGCATTTCTCGGCAACTCGGCGACGGGGCTCAGTAGTATCGCGCTCGCACAGATGCTGGGTTCGGCTGGTTTGCTTTCCGCTTCCGAGAAAACACCAATCCGGCCTGAAATCGATCCAGCCAACCCCCATGCTCGGCGAGACGGACATTATCCGGCAAAAGCGAAAAACGTGATCGTCATTTTCTGCTCTGGTGCGATCAGTCATCTCGATACGTTCGATTACAAACCCGACCTGATCAAGCACCACGGTAAGCCGATGCCGGGCGGGGATAAGTTGATCACGTTTCAGGGAGAGCAGGGGGACTTGGTCCAGTCGCCCTGGAAATTCAAACCACGCGGGCAGTCGGGAAAAATGGTGACGGATCTGGTGCCTCATATGGCTGAGTTAGCGGATGATCTCTGTTTTGTTCATTCAATGACCAGCAAAACAAACACACACGGACCCGGTGAAAACTTCATGTCTACTGGCAATACGCTTGATGGCTTTCCCAGCATGGGAGCCTGGGTGACGTACGCTCTGGGTAGCGAAACGGCCGACCTGCCCGCCTATGTCGCTATTCCCGATCCGCGGGGTACACCGCAGTCGAGTGTGAATAACTGGGGGCCCGGTTTTCTTCCGGCCGCTTTCCAAGGAACCGATTTCAACGCGTCAAACCCAATTCGAAATCTCTCCCGACCGGCAGCGATCGACGCGGTCGCCGATAAATCGACGCGGGATTACCTTCGCTTCCTGAACGAATCGCATCAAGCCCGTTACCCCCAGGACTCTGAACTCGCCGCACGAATTGCCAGTTACGAACTGGCAGCGCGCATGCAACTTTCCGTTCCGGAAGTAAGCGATCTCAATTCGGAGCCAGATCACATTCTGAAAATGTACGGGGCAGATGATACCGAGAATACCTTGAAAGCAGGTTTCGCCCGGAACTGCATTCTGGCTCGTCGGTTGGTGGAGAAGGGGGTGCGATTTGTGCAACTCTTTAACGGCGCTTATCAAACAGGAGGAGAAGGGGTCAGTAACTGGGACGGACATAAGAAAATTGAAGAGCAATATGCGGTGCACGGGCCGGTACTCGATCAACCAGCCGCCGCGCTCGTCAAAGATCTCAAACAACGCGGATTGCTGGAAGACACGCTTGTTCTCTTCTGCACCGAGTTCGGTCGGATGCCCACCTTCCAGAAAGGGGCCAGCGGTCGCGACCACAATCCGAGCGGCTTCACCTGCTG is part of the Polystyrenella longa genome and harbors:
- a CDS encoding DUF1501 domain-containing protein: MSNQPTRWTNQLLNRRAFLGNSATGLSSIALAQMLGSAGLLSASEKTPIRPEIDPANPHARRDGHYPAKAKNVIVIFCSGAISHLDTFDYKPDLIKHHGKPMPGGDKLITFQGEQGDLVQSPWKFKPRGQSGKMVTDLVPHMAELADDLCFVHSMTSKTNTHGPGENFMSTGNTLDGFPSMGAWVTYALGSETADLPAYVAIPDPRGTPQSSVNNWGPGFLPAAFQGTDFNASNPIRNLSRPAAIDAVADKSTRDYLRFLNESHQARYPQDSELAARIASYELAARMQLSVPEVSDLNSEPDHILKMYGADDTENTLKAGFARNCILARRLVEKGVRFVQLFNGAYQTGGEGVSNWDGHKKIEEQYAVHGPVLDQPAAALVKDLKQRGLLEDTLVLFCTEFGRMPTFQKGASGRDHNPSGFTCWLAGAGVKKGFSYGATDEFGYKAVDNPTTVYDLHATVLHLLGLDHERLTYYYNGFERRLTDVHGHVIKDVLA
- a CDS encoding PSD1 and planctomycete cytochrome C domain-containing protein codes for the protein MTRPLSSIPFLALVLFCLTNGVIFAEEPTAAERSSEVTEIDHERDIAPLFATHCLDCHGPDLQESEFRIDRRAWLLRGGNSGEPALIPGKPDESHLLQLVKSTNEEEQMPPGGPALSDQEIGLLSAWIKAGAVVPGSEADEEIKLTTDHWSFQPIAEVKPPAGITNWGATGIDQFIGARLMEKGLEPSAPAERRELIRRLYLVMLGLPPTPAEVTSFEQDERPDAYARLVERVLESPQYGERWAQHWLDLVRFGETTGFETNRERPHAWRYRDYVIACFNDDKPYDQFIREQLAGDVLDADLGTGYLVAGPHDLVKSPDINLTLMQRQDELADLINTTGTAFLGLTLGCARCHNHKFDPITQSDYYSIQAVFAGVEHGDRTLRYPEDSPESQRMKIVQQELKKIDRELADSGLRQPVNSKQNVEEFETVLASSLRFSIEATIGGNEPCLDEIEIFAADSKEAAGKPLDSETNDLTFNTSGTLPGYAIHQLQHVCDGRVGNQHSWVSSERGKGWVQIDLEQPQYLSKVVWGRDRLGQYRDRVPSQYKIEVQIPGTEQWQLVATSLTRLPGEGSTTDISNVQTESQSQNLADLQAMVIERQTLKSEFDKLKSNQPQGYLGRFTEPGPTHRLYRGDPMAKREEVVPDTIEVLGTLGLEKETNESERRVKLADWIVSSDNPLTSRVIVNRLWQFHFGTGIVDTPSDFGGNGTLPTHPELLDWLANELRSNNWSLKHIHRLILTSQTFQQSSHPVAKGLEVDAAARYLWRFPPRRLAAEVIRDQILAVSDVLNLEQGGPGFSAFAVDFENVRHYHPKQNYGPEDWRRMIYMTKVRQEKDSVFGLFDCPDASQVVAKRSRSTTPLQALNLYNSRFVLQQADLFSQRLRREAPDSVDNQIQLAFKLAYNRPIEAIELSRSKQFVEEQGLVAMCRAIFNSNEFLFIP
- a CDS encoding zinc-ribbon domain-containing protein encodes the protein MNEKKKKTPKERREERERQKEGKRRREEEARICQRLTEPLRRFGYTIPAGSIPADLKEQAPNNSYGAPLYYEDIEFTCQDCGSEEIWTAEQQKWYYEIAKGPIQATAIRCRDCRRKEQERKEQSQLPKGYSKKTQ
- a CDS encoding DUF2254 domain-containing protein — protein: MKTYLLNLWDSFRGSFWFRPTLMILFAIVLSEVTHSVDVNLAQKDEEVEWFSTTSEAARSTLTAVASATIALAGVVFSITILSLSIASTQFGSRLVRNVMSDSIADWVIGQYIGSALFCLLVLRTIREPEYVEVAFVPHIGTAVGVGFGLISMWLLIWFIHHVATSIQAPNLVESVADELGTTIERLFPEHIGRPRGEEDESHTAEEALSRPEGETIEILCSTEGYIEGIDGDTLISEACEHKGLLKLNCKPGNFVTYKETLAEFQSYQSGDDLDEDARDSLIKTIQQVIIIGPTRTPRQDISYAVLQLVEIAVRALSPGINDPFTAMGCIDRFSGALCTLAERDFPEIIRRDEEGTPRVVLTNVDRFPEILNDAFNMVRQNGIRSVAVSIRMIDSLLRITAHVTRKRDREAIKVQAIALKSGFDSQGFVESDRQEFDERYQKLMTLLVEKSDH